In Malania oleifera isolate guangnan ecotype guangnan chromosome 8, ASM2987363v1, whole genome shotgun sequence, a single window of DNA contains:
- the LOC131162483 gene encoding cytochrome P450 81C13-like, with amino-acid sequence MDMLYSYLAFFFFFSGLLIFRLKHRPSGVLPPSPFALPIIGHLYLIKNPLHVTLESLSLRYGPILFLRFGVRPVVVISSPSVIEECFTKNDIIFANRPLTLFGDNLSYNYTVFVLAPYGHLWRSLRRLTVHEIFSSKGLQKFSAIREEEVYYNLLSQLYAITNGGSQKVELRFFFSLLTLNIITRMLSGKRSVEGKDMSMEVGRQHVRELKEIFIPSASMNICDFLPILRWVGYKGLEKNMVKLHRRRDELLQSLIDEVRQKKTVNSSLHAAPETEKQKNMTMIETLLCLQEFEPDSYSDTVIKSIILIMFIAGTDTSAITMEWAMSLLLNHPEVLQKVRAEIYNNVERGRLIVDSDLSKLPYLQCVVNETLRLYPAAPLLLPHFSSNDCSLGGYEIPRQTILFVNAWALHRNPKVWDEPTKFKPERFESIEGKKDGFKFVPFGVGRRACPGNTMGMRMVSLALGALIQCFEWEKVGQKVDMSCGFGPTLPKAVPLEAVCTPCKNLVELISQL; translated from the exons ATGGATATGTTGTACTCTTatcttgctttcttcttcttcttctccggTCTCCTAATTTTCCGACTTAAACATCGTCCCAGTGGAGTTTTACCGCCTAGTCCATTTGCACTTCCAATAATTGGTCACCTTTACCTCATTAAGAATCCACTGCATGTAACTTTAGAGAGCCTATCCCTCAGATATGGTCCCATTCTATTTCTCCGGTTTGGTGTCCGGCCAGTTGTTGTCATATCTTCTCCATCTGTCATTGAAGAGTGCTTCACCAAGAATGACATAATATTTGCAAACCGGCCTCTGACCCTGTTTGGGGATAATCTATCTTACAACTATACTGTATTTGTGCTTGCTCCATATGGTCACCTTTGGCGAAGCCTTCGACGCCTGACTGTGCACGAAATCTTCTCCTCAAAGGGCCTCCAAAAATTTTCTGCCATCCGTGAAGAAGAAGTCTACTATAACCTTCTTAGCCAACTGTATGCAATCACCAACGGGGGTAGCCAAAAGGTGGAGTTGAGGTTTTTTTTCTCCCTTCTGACATTGAATATCATCACGAGGATGCTTTCTGGAAAGCGCAGTGTTGAAGGAAAGGATATGAGCATGGAGGTCGGAAGGCAACATGTCCGAGAACTCAAGGAGATTTTCATTCCAAGCGCCTCGATGAATATATGCGATTTCTTGCCAATATTGAGGTGGGTTGGTTACAAAGGATTGGAGAAGAATATGGTGAAGCTGCATAGGAGAAGAGATGAGCTCCTACAGAGTTTGATTGATGAGGTTCGACAAAAGAAAACTGTTAACTCTTCTTTACATGCCGCTCCTGAAACGGAAAAGCAAAAGAACATGACCATGATTGAAACTCTCCTGTGCCTCCAAGAATTTGAACCTGACTCCTATTCGGACACTGTCATCAAAAGTATAATTCTG ATAATGTTTATTGCAGGAACAGATACATCAGCAATCACTATGGAATGGGCAATGTCACTTCTCCTGAATCACCCAGAGGTGTTGCAGAAGGTGAGAGCAGAGATTTATAACAACGTTGAACGCGGGCGCTTAATTGTTGACTCAGACCTTTCCAAGCTTCCCTATCTCCAATGTGTCGTCAATGAGACACTCAGACTGTATCCTGCAGCGCCACTGCTACTACCTCATTTTTCATCTAATGACTGCAGCCTTGGTGGATATGAAATACCACGGCAGACCATTTTGTTTGTAAACGCTTGGGCTTTGCACAGAAATCCCAAGGTATGGGACGAGCCAACCAAGTTCAAGCCAGAGAGATTTGAATCCATCGAGGGGAAGAAAGACGGGTTCAAATTTGTTCCTTTTGGAGTAGGGCGGAGGGCGTGCCCAGGCAATACCATGGGCATGCGGATGGTTTCACTGGCATTGGGTGCTCTCATTCAGTGTTTCGAATGGGAAAAGGTTGGGCAGAAGGTAGACATGAGCTGTGGCTTTGGACCGACTTTGCCCAAGGCTGTGCCTTTGGAGGCTGTGTGTACTCCGTGTAAGAATTTGGTTGAACTCATCTCTCAACTTTGA